A genomic region of Trifolium pratense cultivar HEN17-A07 linkage group LG3, ARS_RC_1.1, whole genome shotgun sequence contains the following coding sequences:
- the LOC123916602 gene encoding nascent polypeptide-associated complex subunit alpha-like protein 2 yields MAPGPVIDAATTEPELEQQIPAVDETLKKKPQPEEDEAPIVEDVKEDDKDDADEDEDEDDDEDEDDKEDGALGGTEGSKQSRSEKKSRKAMLKLGLKPVTGVSRVTIKRTKNILFFISKPDVFKSPNSETYIIFGEAKIEDLSSQLQTQAAQQFRMPDMGSVMAKQDQGAIAGVAQPEEEEEEVDETGVEPHDIDLVMTQAGVSKSKAVKALKTHNGDIVGAIMELTT; encoded by the exons ATGGCTCCAGGTCCAGTTATTGACGCCGCTACCACCGAACCCGAACTTGAACAACAAATTCCCGCCGTCGATGAAACCCTCAAGAAGAAACCCCAACCCGAG gAGGACGAAGCTCCAATTGTTGAGGACGTGAAGGAAGATGACAAAGATGATGCTGACGAGGATGAAGACGAGGATGACGATGAGGACGAAGATGATAAGGAAGACGGCGCTTTAG GTGGTACTGAGGGTTCAAAGCAAAGCAGAAGTGAGAAGAAGAGCCGAAAAGCAATGCTGAAGCTTGGACTGAAACCCGTCACCGGCGTCAGTAGGGTCACAATCAAGAGAACCAAAAAT ATTCTTTTTTTCATCTCAAAGCCTGATGTATTCAAGAGTCCAAATTCTGAGACCTACATCATATTtggggaagcaaaaatagagGACTTGAGCTCTCAGTTGCAGACACAAGCTGCCCAGCAGTTCAGGATGCCAGATATGGGATCTGTAATGGCCAAACAGGACCAAGGTGCAATTGCTGGTGTAGCACAGCCTgaggaggaagaagaggagGTTGATGAAACCGGTGTGGAGCCCCACGACATTGATTTGGTCATGACACAAGCAGGAGTGTCCAAGAGCAAGGCTGTCAAGGCTCTCAAGACTCACAATGGAGACATTGTTGGTGCCATCATGGAGCTCACTACTTAA
- the LOC123916479 gene encoding uncharacterized protein LOC123916479 yields the protein MTTKKKSRRRTPVRSEPQVVIDESPIRVIACLKKIDDIKRFEETDDCFILGFDPTDTTPIDVSSKPQSKDADDDLCVLGEKGKVALRDYPHSRHLCIKFPFKTTARESYCDKCYCYVCDSAAPCKYWTTGNHCSAESAGYWKDQRKVRRRVY from the exons ATGACGACGAAAAAGAAATCGCGTCGCAGAACTCCAGTCCGATCAGAACCACAAGTTGTCATCGACGAGAGTCCGATCAGGGTCATCGCTTGTCTCAAGAAAATCGACGACATCAAGCGTTTCGAGGAAACTGACGATTGTTTCATACTAGGATTTGATCCTACCGACACCACTCCCATCGATGTTTCATCTAAACCTCAAAGCAAAGACGCTGATGATGATCTTTGTGTTCTTGGTGAAAAGGGCAAG GTAGCCCTCAGAGATTATCCTCATTCAAGACATTTATGTATCAAATTTCCATTTAAGACCACCGCTCGTGAAAGCTATTGTGATAAG TGCTACTGTTATGTTTGTGATTCTGCTGCACCTTGTAAGTATTGGACCACTGGGAATCATTGCTCTGCTGAGAGTGCTGGTTACTGGAAGGATCAAAGGAAAGTGAGGCGGAGAGTATATTAA
- the LOC123916629 gene encoding uncharacterized protein LOC123916629: protein MAEAEEKEHNKEDISYLSSPMEETPIRAVVCLKRKEDVKRFEETEECFILDFDPFDDSIDLSKLSLENKNNNDDDDDGDSPDISIVAEKGQVACRDYPHARHLCGKFPFTTTPHESFCEKCYCYVCDSVAPCKYWSDSYDPHCNADSDWEEERNANKRLSEEETP from the exons ATGGCAGAAGCAGAAGAGAAAGAGCATAACAAAGAAGatatttcatatctttcttcaccAATGGAAGAAACCCCAATAAGGGCAGTGGTTTGtctcaaaagaaaagaagatgTTAAGCGTTTCGAGGAAACTGAGGAATGTTTCATTTTAGATTTTGACCCATTTGATGATTCTATTGACCTATCAAAACTTTCATTGGAAAACAAGAAtaacaatgatgatgatgatgatggtgatagcCCTGATATTTCCATTGTTGCTGAAAAGGGTCAG GTAGCTTGTAGAGATTATCCACATGCAAGACATCTATGTGGTAAATTTCCCTTCACAACTACACCTCATGAAAGTTTCTGTGAAAAG TGTTACTGCTATGTATGTGATTCAGTTGCTCCTTGTAAGTACTGGAGCGATTCTTATGACCCACATTGCAATGCTGATAGTGACTGGGAGGAGGAGAGGAATGCGAATAAACGTTTATCTGAAGAAGAGACTCCATAA